The nucleotide window TTACTTCGCCTGTGCCGCCTTGCGCTCGACGAAGGTCTTGCCGCCCTTCATCTTGTTGGTGAGCGGCGCTTCGTTGATCTGGATCACCACGTCCTCGGCGGCGACGCCGAGATGCGTCACCAGCGCCGTGGTGATGTCGCGCATCATCCCGGCCTTCTGCTCGTCGGTGCGGCCCATGGCCATGTTGACGGTGATCTCGGGCATCGGTGGTTTCTCCCTTTTTGCTTGGTCTTTGTTGTTGTCATTCCGGGGCGCTCACGCAGTGGGCGAACCCGGAATCTCACAGTTGTCTCAGTTCGTCTTCATCCTGAGGAGTCTGGCGGCGCTCGCAGAGCGCAGACGGGCGTCTCGAAGGATGGGCCACACGCGCCCTGGCGAAACCTCGGCCTCATGGTTCGAGACGCCCGGCTTCGCTGCGCTCCGCCGGGCTCCTCACCATGAGGGGCTGATGCCTCGCTGGACAACTAATTCCAGCTCACACCGCGGCGCTGCAGCAGCTCCTGCACCTTGGCAACCAGTTCATCCTCCTTGCAGGAAAACTGCGCCTCGGCCTGCTTCTTCAAGTACTCGTCGCGGTCCTTCTCCAGCGACGCCAGCTCGGCGCCGAGGATCAAATCCTTGATCTGCACGATTCCTTGCGCGTTCTCATCCGAGCCCTGGATGATGGCGCAGGGCGAGTTGCGCTTGTCGGCGTATTTCATCTGCTGGCCGAGCGAGTGCTTGGGATTGCCCAAATACAGCTCGGCGCGGATGCCGGCTTGGCGCAGGCTCGCGACCATCTTTTGATAACCGGCTATGTCGCCGCCGAACACGGTGACCACGACGGGACCGGCTTGAGGCCTGTTGTCGAGCTGGCCGATCAGCGTCAGCGCCGCCTGCAGTCGCGATACGCCGATCGAGAATCCGGTCGCCGGCACCGGCTCGCCGCGGAAGCGCGACACCAGGCCGTCATAGCGCCCGCCGCCGCCGACCGAGCCGAACCGCACCGGGCGGCCTTTCTCGTCCTTGGTGTCGAGCAGCAGTTCGACCTCATAGACCGGGCCGGTGTAGTATTCGAGGCCGCGGACGACGGAGGGATCGATCTTCACACAATCGCCGTAGCCGCCGGCGTCGGCCAGCTCAGCGATGGTGGCGAGTTCGGCAACGCCATCGCTACCAGTCTTCGAGCCTTCGACGCGCGCGCGCATGTTGGCCAAGGTCGACTGATTGTCAGCGCCCTGCATGCTGGCGACGGAATCCTTGTCGCCGATGAAGCTGATGATCGCATCGGTCTGCGTCTGGTTGAGGCCGGCGCCTTTGGTGAAGTCGCCTTTGCCTTCCTCGCCGCCGTCCCAACGACCCGGACCAAGTAGCTGGATGATATCCTTGATCGGAAACTTGTCGGCCTTGTCGATGGCGCGCATCACGGTGAGCCATTGCGCGTCGCTGTCGATTCCCTGCGCTTCGCGGATGCCATCCAGCACCTTCCGGTTATTCACCTTCACCACATAGCTGCCGCGGGGGATGCCGAGCGCTTCCATGGTATCCGCCGCCATCATGCACATCTCGGCGTCGGCGGCGGCGGTGGGGGCGCCGACGGTGTCGGCGTCGAACTGCATGAACTGGCGGAAGCGGCCGGGGCCGGGTTTCTCGTTGCGGAACACCCAGCCGAACCGGTAGCTGCGATACGGCTTCGGCAGTGCATCAAAATTCTCGGCGACGTAGCGGGCGAGTGGGGCGGTGAGATCGTAGCGCAGGCTGATCCACTGCTCATCGTCGTCCTGCAGCGAGAACACGCCCTCGTTGGGGCGGTCCTGATCGGGCAGGAACTTGCCGAGCGCGTCGGTGTATTCGAACGCCGGGGTTTCGACCGGCTCGAAGCCGTAGCGTTCGTACACCTCGCGGATCTTCTCCACCATTGCGCGCGTCGCCGCGATCTCGGCCGGGCCGCGATCGGCGAGGCCACGCGGCAGCCGGGCGCGCAGTTTCGAGGGTTTTTTCGGTTTCTCAGCCATCGTCGCCTTCCAAGTCAGGGCCGGGTTGGTATCAGCCGCTGTCCGCCGCAGCAAGGCGGGGTTGCATGATCCAGCGCAAATCCCTCGCCGGCGGCGTCCATTAACAGATGGAAGCCCCACGGAAATTTGCTGGCTCGCGGCGTTCCCGTCAGGGCGTGAAGCTGGTACCGTGCCGCGCCTTTCACCCCCGGCCGCGCAGTGCATGAGGAGCCCCATGTTAGACAAGATCAAGCCCACGTCCGCCGTCAACGCGCCGAACGATCTCAACGCGTTCTGGATGCCGTTCACCGCGAACCGGGCCTTCAAGCGCGCGCCGAAAATGGTCGTGGGCGCCGAGGGCATGCACTACATCACCACCGAGGGGCGCAGGATCATCGACGCCGCATCCGGCATGTGGTGCACCAATGCGGGCCACGGCCGCAAGGAGATCGCCGAGGCGATCAAGGCACAGGCCGACGAGCTCGACTTCTCGCCGCCGTTCCAGTTCGGCCAGCCGAAGGCGTTCGAGCTCGCCAGCCGGATCGCCGATCTGGCGCCGGAAGGGCTCGATCACGTATTCTTCTGCAATTCCGGCTCGGAAGCCGGCGACACCGCGCTGAAGATCGCGGTGGCGTATCAGCAGCTCAAGGGCCAGGGCTCGCGCACCCGGCTGATCGGTCGCGAGCGCGGCTATCACGGCGTCGGCTTCGGCGGCACCGCGGTCGGCGGCATCGGCAACAACCGCAAGATGTTCGGTCCGCTGCTCAACGGCGTCGACCATCTGCCTGCGACGTATGATCGCGACAAGCAGGCCTTCACCAAGGGCGAGCCGGACTACGGCGCACACTTCGCCGACGCGCTCGAAGGCCTCGTCAACCTGCACGGCGCCAACACCATCGCGGCGGTGATCGTCGAGCCGATGGCCGGCTCCACCGGCGTGCTGCCGGCGCCGAAGGGCTACCTCAAGCGCCTGCGCGAGATCACCAAGAAGCACGGCATCCTGCTGATCTTCGACGAGGTCATCACCGGCTACGGCCGTCTCGGCTATGCCTTCGCGGCCGAGCGCTACGGCGTCACCCCGGACATGATCACCTTCGCCAAGGGCGTCACCAACGGTGCGGTGCCGATGGGCGGCGTGATCACGTCGGCCGAAATCCACGACGCGTTCATGACCGGGCCCGAGCACGCGGTGGAGCTTGCCCACGGCTACACCTATTCGGCGCATCCGCTGGCCTGCGCGGCCGGCATCGCCACCCTCGACATCTACCGCGACGAGAAGCTGTTCGAGCGCGCCAAGGCGCTGGAGCCGAAGTTCGCCGAGGCGGTGATGTCGCTGAAGGACGCCCCGAACGTGGTCGACATCCGCACCGTCGGCCTGACCGCGGGCATCGATCTCGCCCCGCTCGCCGATGCGCCCGGCAAGCGTGGCTTCGAAGCGATGAACGCCGGCTTCCACGATCACGAACTGATGCTCCGGATCGCCGGCGACACTCTGGCGCTGACCCCGCCGCTGATCCTCAGCGAGGACCAGATCGGCGAGATCGTCGACAAGGTCGGCAAGGTGATCCGCGCGGTCGCCTGACATCCGCCCGATATCCCCTTGGGACGGCGGACGAATCCAGTGGACTCGTCCGCCGAATCGACAAAGATGGCGGATCGGCAGGCAACCACCGGCTTAAATGATCCGTATCTCGACCATTTTCATCGCCGTCTGCATGGTGCTGATCGCCACCTCGCTCGGCATGGTGGTGTATGCGGTGGCCGGATTCAGCTTGGCGCAGGCGGCGCTGGTCGGCCTGACGGCGCTGACCCTGTTCGTGCTGTATCAGGCGGTCTCACTGCGAATCCGCGACCGCGCCGAGGCCGGCCACCAGATCGCCGACCTGTCGCGCGGTACGGCTGATCTTGCCCGCCAGGTCGGTGAGTTCGGCCGCCGGCTGGCCGTGGTCGAGGCCAAGTTGGTCTCGTCGCAATCGGTCCATAACGACCGCGTCAAGCATGTCTCAGACGAAATCGGCGAATTGGGTACCCTGGTGCAGCAGCTCGCGGTATCGGTTGCCACCCATGAGGAATTACTGACCGCCGCGGCGCGCAGCGTGATCCGCCCGGAGACGGTGCCGCCGCTGGAGCTGGGAGAACCGGTCCCGGCCACGGTGCCCATCCCGGCCCCGACGTCTGCCGCCGTTCCGGCTGCGGCCGCTTCGACGGTGACTGATCCCGAAGCCTCCCCGCGCGCTGCGCGGGACGAACTGCCGCCCGAAGTGGCCGTCCCGGCCGCCGCAACCGCTATGACCGCCCCCGCGCCGGATGGTCTCCGGCTGCTGCCGGCGGTGAGAAGCGCCGTCGAGGCGGAGCGGTTCGATCTTTATCTGCAGCCGATGGTTACGCTGCCGCAGCGCAAGGTGCGCGCCTATGAGGTGGTGACCCGGCTGCGCGACGAGGCCGACCAGACGATCGCCGCCGACAGCTATCTGCCGATCGCGGAGGCCGCCGGGCTGATGGGGCGGATCGATCACGCTATCCTGCTGCGTGCCGTGCAGGTGGTGCGGCGGTTGCTGGTGCGTAACAAAGAGGTCGGGCTGTTCGTAAACATTTCCGGCGCCACGCTCGCCGACACTGCGGCGTTCTCGCAGTGCCTCGACTTCCTCGAGGCCAACCGCGCGCTGGCGCCGTCGCTGCTGCTCGAATTCAAGCAGAGCACCCTGCGTAACCTCGGTCCGGTCGAGGCCGAGCACCTCGCGGCGCTGGCGCAGCGCGGCTACCGGTTCTCGATCGACCATGTCACCGATCTGCGGTTCGAACCGCGCGAGCTGGCTGACCGCGGTGTCCGCTTCATCAAGGTGCCGGCGTCGCTGCTGCTGGCGGCGCACGACACCGCGTCGGCCGACATCCATCCGGTCGATCTGTCGGACCTGCTCGGCCGCTTCGGCATCGATCTGATCGCCGAGCGGATCGAGGGCGAGCGCGCGGTGGTCGACCTGCTTGACTACGATGTGCGGTTTGGGCAGGGGTTCTTGTTCGCAGCGCCCCGTCCGCTGCGGCCAGAGACCGCCACCAACGCGGCCGCGCCGGCTTCCAACGCCCCGGCCCAGCAGGACATCAATCTTGATCCAGGCAAGCTACCGCAGGGCCCGCTCGGCCGCATCGAGCCGGCACGCGTCACCGGCAATGCCGCACTGGTGCGCCGCGCCGCCGGCCCTTTCTGATCGATTCAGCCGATGACCACGCTGCGTTTCGTCGAGCATCTGCATGAGCTCGTCGGCTCGGTCGACGTCGTGCTCAGCGACATCTGGGGCGTTGTGCACAACGGCCTGGAATCCTTCCCCGACGCCTGCGCGGCGCTGAAGACCGCGCGCGACCAAGGCCGTACCGTGGTGCTGATCACCAACGCGCCGCGCCCGGCGGATTCGGTGCAGCGCCAGCTTCGCAAGCTCGACGTGCCGGACGATTGCTACGACGCGATCGTGTCGTCGGGCGATCTCACCCGCATCTATGTGGCCGAGCATCCCGGCCAGTCGATCTACTGGCTCGGGCCGGATCGCGACAATTCGATCTATCGCGGCCTCGACGCCAGGCTGACGCCGCTGGAAGCCGCCGACTACATCATCTGTACCGGCCCGTTCGACGACGAGACCGAGTCGGCCGAAGACTATCGCGAGATGATGGGGCAGGCGCTGGCGCGCAAGCTGACACTGGTCTGCGCCAATCCTGACATCGTGGTCGAGCGCGGCGACCGGCTGATCTATTGCGCCGGCGCGATCGCCGAACTGTATCGCGAACTCGGCGGCGAGGTGATCTTCTACGGCAAGCCGCACCGGCCGATCTACGACCGGGCGATGGCGCTGGCACGCCAGATCCGCGGCAGCGACACTCCGGCGCAGCGTGTGCTGGCGATCGGCGATTCGGTGCGAACCGATCTGGCCGGCGCGCAGGGCTACGGCATCGATCTGCTGTTCGTCACCCGCGGCATCCATGCCGACGCGTTCGAAGGCATCGACCGGCTCGACACCGCGGCGGTCACCGAATTGTTCGGTCACCCACCGCTGGCGCTGACCCGCGAGCTGCGCTGGTAAGCGCAGCTCGATTTCGATGTCTTGCAAGTGATCAGCGGCCTTCGCGCAGCCAGGTCGCAGCGAACGCGCCGAGCAGCAGCAGCAGTCCGATCAGGCCGGTGAACACCGGTAGCACGCCGACGCCGGTGACGACGCTGGCGTCACGCATCCGCACGCCGAGCCAGCCGTCGCCGCGGAAGATCGTCGCCGAGGTGACCGGCACGATCCGCGGCAGTTCGACGCTGCCATTTTCGGCGATTCGCCGCGCATCGCCGCCGGTCGCCTGAACCAATGGCCGCAGCGCCTCGGTGGTCGAGGTGACCTCAGCGAATTCCTTCGGATTGACCGGCCCGACATTGATCAGCGCCTTGAGCGTGCCGTCGGTCGCCGACCACAGGCCCAGCTCTTCGGCCGGCAGCGTCGCCCGCCAGGTGCCGGGGTCGGCCGCCGTCAGCGCCAGTTCGCGGGTCTTGCCGGACGGCGAGGTGACGGTGACGGGCGGCACGCTGTCGCCCATGGTCTGGCGCACGACTTGAAGGTTCTTGCCCTCGGCCTTCAACCGCAGCGCTTCCTCGTCGAGGTCGGGCTGCTTCATCAGCCAGTGCGACATCCGCCTGAGCAGATCGAGATGCGGGCCGCCGCCCTCGTAGCCGCGCGCCCACAGCCAGATGTGGTCGGAGAGCAGCAGCGCAACGCGGCCCTCACCGAAATGCGACAGCAGCAGCAGCGGCATATTGTCGGCGCCGGTCATCAGCGGCGCCGTGGTGGTGTTGCGGGTGTCGACCGTGCGGAAGAACCGGCTCCAGGCCGGCGGTTCGGATGCCGAGCCTTCGAGCCCGCGCGTCACCGGGTGGCGCTTGCCCGCGTCCGACAGCCGCGCGTGATACGGCTTCTCGGTGACGCCGACCGGCTCGGCCGGCAACAGCGTGTCGAGCGGCGTGCGCCAGATCGAGGTGGTCGAGGCGTAGTCCGGCCCGGCCGACACCAGCACCGCGCCGCCGTTCCTGACATAGCGCGAGATGTTGTCGAAATACGCCATCGGCAGCACGCCCTGGCGGGCGTAGCGGTCGAAGATGATCAGTTGAAACTCGTTGATCTTCTGCTGGAACAGCTCGCGGGTCGGGAAGGCGATCAGCGACAATTCGTTGATCGGCGTGCCGTCCTGCTTCTCCGGCGGCCGCAGAATCGTGAAGTGCACCAGATCGACGCTGGCGTCGGATTTGAGCAGGTTGCGCCAAGTGCGCTCGCCGGAATGCGGCTCGCCCGACACCAGCAGCACCCGCAGCTTGTCGCGCACGCCGTCGATCGACACCACGGCGCGGTTGTTGACCAGCGTCAGCTCGTTATCGACCGGCGAGGCTTCGATCTCGACGATGTTCTGGCCGGCGTGCTTGATCTCGACGTCGATGCTGACGGTCTGGCCGCTCAGCACGGTGCGCTGATTCAGAAGCTCGCCGTCGCGCCGAACCGTGACGCGGGCGCGGTCGCCAGTGATGCCCTGGTCGTCGAGCCGGTAGGTGATGGTCTGGGTCTGGCCGACGATGCCGAACCGCGGTGCCGCCACAATCGCGACGCGGCGGTCGCGCTCGTCCTTGCGGCCGGTGATCAGCGCTTGCACCGGGGCCTGGAAGCCGAGCGCCTGGGCGTTCGCCGGGATGTCGTGGACCCGGCCGTCGGTGATCAGGAAGGCGCCGGCGACGCGGTCGGTCGGCACGTCGGACAGCGCCGAGGTCACCGCGCCGAACAGCTTGGTGCCGTCGGTCTCGCCATCGGCCTGGCCAGCTTCGACGACGCGGACTTCGAGCCCCTTGATCTGCTTCAGCCGGCCGACCAGCGCCTCCTTGGCCTGCTCGGCCTCTTCGGCGCGCTTGCCGAAATCCTGGCTTGGACTCTTGTCGACCACCACCGCCGCCACCGACGACAGCGGCTCGCGCTCCTCGCGGGTGAACGACGGATTGGCGAGCGCCAGCACGATCAGCGCCAGTGCCACGATCCGCACCCAGGCGCCGCGCGCCCGCCCGAGCAGCAGCACGAGTGCGATCACCACCACGGCGGCAATCGCGACCCACAGCACGGCGGTCGGAACAAGAGGCGCAAAGGCGATGCCGTAGTGCAATGCGTTCTCCTCGTCGCTCATGGTTCGAGACGCATCGCTGCGCGATGCTCCTCACCATGAGGTCCTCGTTTCGTCGTCCCGCCTCAAGCGAGACCTCTCCCTCATCCTGAGGAGCCCGGCGAAGCCGGGCGTCTCGAAGGATAAGCTAACTACTGCCCCAGCCGCTCGATCAGCGCCGGAGCGTGGACCTGGTCGGCCTTGTAGTTGCCGGTCAGGGTGTACATCACGATGTTGACGCCGGCGCGGAAGGCGAATTCGCGCTGGCGCGGCTCGCCCGGTGTCAGCGGCAGCATCGGCTGGCCGTCGGGTCGCATCGCCCAGGCGCCGGCAAGGTCGTTCGACGTAATGATGATCGGCGACACGCCGTCGCCGCCACGCGCCGGGCGGGTGGTGTCGTCATCGTCGGTCTCGCGCGGCAGCGCCTCGACCCAGGTCTGGCCATCGGTGAAGCGGCCGGGGAAGTCGCGCAGAAGATAGAAGGTCTTGGTCAGCACGTGCTCGCGCGGCACCGGCTCCAGTTCCGGCACGTCGAGCGACGACAGCACATTGCGCAGCGTCACCATACCGGGGGTCTGCGATGCGCCGCTGGGATCGGGCTGCGCTTCGACTGCGTCGCGGGTGTCGAAGATCACGGTGCCGCCCTGTTTCATGTAGGCGTCGATCCTGTCGAGCGCTGCCTGCGGCGGCTTCGGGCTGCCGGCGACGATCGGCCAGTAGATCAGCGGGAAGAACGACAATTCGTCGCGCGCCGGATCGACGCCGACCGGCTCGCCGGCTTCCAGCGCGGTGCGTTGCGCCAGGAACAGCGTCAGGCCGTTCATCCCGGCTTTGACGATGGCGTCGACGTCGCCATTGCCCGTGATCACATAGGCGAGGTGGGTCTGTGCCGTCGCCTTGATTGCGAACTCGTCCTTGGCGCTCTGCGCGTGCAGCGGCACCGGCATCGAGGACAGCGGCAGCGCCACGATCAGCGCCAGCGCGGCGGTGGCGGCGCGGCGGCGTCGCATCAGCAGAGCTGCCAGGCCGCCGCCGAGCACCGCGACGATCAGGGCATCGAGCCCGAACAGCCCGAGCGCTCCCGCCAGGAGCGCGCCGCGCAGGTCGCGCGGCTCGGCATTACTGTAGGCGGCGCGGCGGGCGTTGATCGCCGAACTGTCGAGCGGTGCGATCCGATCGGCAGCCGCCAGTGCGTTGACGGCGATCGGACTATCCGCGGGGCCGTAGAAGCCGGGCGGATGTTCCACCGTGCCGCGCTCGCGGTAGTCGGCCGGGATCGGCTTGGCGGAGGCCGGCGGTGGGCCGAACGTGCCGAAACCGTCGAGGTTTCGCAGCGGCGACACCGTCTCGGCGGCGTTGGGATCGGCGGCGACCCCGGCTCCGGGCGCCGCGGTGTAGCCGGACATGTCGACCAGCCGGCGCAGCATCTCGACGAAGGTGCCGGACATCGGCAGGTTCGACCAGCGCATGTCGGCGCTGATGTGGAACAGCGTCACCAGACCCTTGCCGCGATGCTCGCCGGTCACCAGCGGGGTGCCGTCGGCGAGCGAGGCCCAGCTCTTGCCGGGCAGCGTCGCGTCCGGCTCCGCAAGCACCTGCCGGTTGACAGTGACGTCACCCGGCACTGCGAGGCCTGCGAACGGGCCGTCGCCGGAGAACGCGGCGAGTTGCTGCGGTCTCTCCCAGGTCAGGCTGCCGCCGAGGCTGCGGCCGCCTTTGCGCAGCTTCACGGGCACCAGATCGTCGTCGTCCTGGCGTGCCAGGCGGGGGCCGGCGAACCGCACCAGCACGCCGCCCTGTTCGATCCAGGAATCGAGCCGCTGGCGTATTTCCGGGGACAGCGCGCCGACATCGGCGAGCACGATCATCGGCAGCTTCTGATCGAGGAATTGCGCGATCACCTGTTGCGGCGCGGCGCGTTCGCCCTGGCGCAGGTCGGCGAACGGCGACAGCGCGCGGGTGAGATAGAACGTCGCCGCCAGCAGCGGCTGCGCGGTGTCGCTGCTTGCGCCGGACACGATACCGATGGCGCGGCGGCGCCAGCGCTTGTCGAGGAGCTGCACGGCGCCGGCGGAGCGTTCGCCTGCGATCTCCAGCCGGGCGATGTCGTTGCGCAATTCGACCGGCAGTTCGAA belongs to Rhodopseudomonas palustris and includes:
- a CDS encoding tautomerase family protein; its protein translation is MPEITVNMAMGRTDEQKAGMMRDITTALVTHLGVAAEDVVIQINEAPLTNKMKGGKTFVERKAAQAK
- the hisS gene encoding histidine--tRNA ligase, which codes for MAEKPKKPSKLRARLPRGLADRGPAEIAATRAMVEKIREVYERYGFEPVETPAFEYTDALGKFLPDQDRPNEGVFSLQDDDEQWISLRYDLTAPLARYVAENFDALPKPYRSYRFGWVFRNEKPGPGRFRQFMQFDADTVGAPTAAADAEMCMMAADTMEALGIPRGSYVVKVNNRKVLDGIREAQGIDSDAQWLTVMRAIDKADKFPIKDIIQLLGPGRWDGGEEGKGDFTKGAGLNQTQTDAIISFIGDKDSVASMQGADNQSTLANMRARVEGSKTGSDGVAELATIAELADAGGYGDCVKIDPSVVRGLEYYTGPVYEVELLLDTKDEKGRPVRFGSVGGGGRYDGLVSRFRGEPVPATGFSIGVSRLQAALTLIGQLDNRPQAGPVVVTVFGGDIAGYQKMVASLRQAGIRAELYLGNPKHSLGQQMKYADKRNSPCAIIQGSDENAQGIVQIKDLILGAELASLEKDRDEYLKKQAEAQFSCKEDELVAKVQELLQRRGVSWN
- a CDS encoding aspartate aminotransferase family protein yields the protein MLDKIKPTSAVNAPNDLNAFWMPFTANRAFKRAPKMVVGAEGMHYITTEGRRIIDAASGMWCTNAGHGRKEIAEAIKAQADELDFSPPFQFGQPKAFELASRIADLAPEGLDHVFFCNSGSEAGDTALKIAVAYQQLKGQGSRTRLIGRERGYHGVGFGGTAVGGIGNNRKMFGPLLNGVDHLPATYDRDKQAFTKGEPDYGAHFADALEGLVNLHGANTIAAVIVEPMAGSTGVLPAPKGYLKRLREITKKHGILLIFDEVITGYGRLGYAFAAERYGVTPDMITFAKGVTNGAVPMGGVITSAEIHDAFMTGPEHAVELAHGYTYSAHPLACAAGIATLDIYRDEKLFERAKALEPKFAEAVMSLKDAPNVVDIRTVGLTAGIDLAPLADAPGKRGFEAMNAGFHDHELMLRIAGDTLALTPPLILSEDQIGEIVDKVGKVIRAVA
- a CDS encoding EAL domain-containing protein; translation: MIRISTIFIAVCMVLIATSLGMVVYAVAGFSLAQAALVGLTALTLFVLYQAVSLRIRDRAEAGHQIADLSRGTADLARQVGEFGRRLAVVEAKLVSSQSVHNDRVKHVSDEIGELGTLVQQLAVSVATHEELLTAAARSVIRPETVPPLELGEPVPATVPIPAPTSAAVPAAAASTVTDPEASPRAARDELPPEVAVPAAATAMTAPAPDGLRLLPAVRSAVEAERFDLYLQPMVTLPQRKVRAYEVVTRLRDEADQTIAADSYLPIAEAAGLMGRIDHAILLRAVQVVRRLLVRNKEVGLFVNISGATLADTAAFSQCLDFLEANRALAPSLLLEFKQSTLRNLGPVEAEHLAALAQRGYRFSIDHVTDLRFEPRELADRGVRFIKVPASLLLAAHDTASADIHPVDLSDLLGRFGIDLIAERIEGERAVVDLLDYDVRFGQGFLFAAPRPLRPETATNAAAPASNAPAQQDINLDPGKLPQGPLGRIEPARVTGNAALVRRAAGPF
- a CDS encoding TIGR01459 family HAD-type hydrolase, with translation MTTLRFVEHLHELVGSVDVVLSDIWGVVHNGLESFPDACAALKTARDQGRTVVLITNAPRPADSVQRQLRKLDVPDDCYDAIVSSGDLTRIYVAEHPGQSIYWLGPDRDNSIYRGLDARLTPLEAADYIICTGPFDDETESAEDYREMMGQALARKLTLVCANPDIVVERGDRLIYCAGAIAELYRELGGEVIFYGKPHRPIYDRAMALARQIRGSDTPAQRVLAIGDSVRTDLAGAQGYGIDLLFVTRGIHADAFEGIDRLDTAAVTELFGHPPLALTRELRW
- a CDS encoding DUF4159 domain-containing protein, whose translation is MIGSLPLGFAQPLLLLGLLALPALWWLLRVMPPRPRRIDFPPTRLLFDIAPKEETPSRTPWWLTALRMLAAALVIVALAGPIWNPQTAAGGSQAPLLLLLDDGWTAASSWEARITAADELIAEADSARRAVALAPLSETTRDPALMPAGTARVALRQLAPKPYAVNRSEALPGIERFLKTAGDAELVWLTDGIDTGRGSEFVTGLNRLVQNRSVTIVEGGAPPAHALVAAENAAAKMTVKVLRAATGGLDAGTVRALDGKGLPIAEARYSLAPGASETDAAFELPVELRNDIARLEIAGERSAGAVQLLDKRWRRRAIGIVSGASSDTAQPLLAATFYLTRALSPFADLRQGERAAPQQVIAQFLDQKLPMIVLADVGALSPEIRQRLDSWIEQGGVLVRFAGPRLARQDDDDLVPVKLRKGGRSLGGSLTWERPQQLAAFSGDGPFAGLAVPGDVTVNRQVLAEPDATLPGKSWASLADGTPLVTGEHRGKGLVTLFHISADMRWSNLPMSGTFVEMLRRLVDMSGYTAAPGAGVAADPNAAETVSPLRNLDGFGTFGPPPASAKPIPADYRERGTVEHPPGFYGPADSPIAVNALAAADRIAPLDSSAINARRAAYSNAEPRDLRGALLAGALGLFGLDALIVAVLGGGLAALLMRRRRAATAALALIVALPLSSMPVPLHAQSAKDEFAIKATAQTHLAYVITGNGDVDAIVKAGMNGLTLFLAQRTALEAGEPVGVDPARDELSFFPLIYWPIVAGSPKPPQAALDRIDAYMKQGGTVIFDTRDAVEAQPDPSGASQTPGMVTLRNVLSSLDVPELEPVPREHVLTKTFYLLRDFPGRFTDGQTWVEALPRETDDDDTTRPARGGDGVSPIIITSNDLAGAWAMRPDGQPMLPLTPGEPRQREFAFRAGVNIVMYTLTGNYKADQVHAPALIERLGQ